From one Stigmatopora nigra isolate UIUO_SnigA chromosome 8, RoL_Snig_1.1, whole genome shotgun sequence genomic stretch:
- the tbcela gene encoding tubulin folding cofactor E-like a isoform X1, whose product MEMSVSVDGRSFVEVINEKYSPENFPCRRGPGMGVVVVPTASPQGSPMKDRLNLPSILVLNGCGISRAGDQSEIAAFCAHVMELDLSHNKLQDWQEIAQIVANIPNLEFLNLSSNPLAGRPLEPQCAEAFSRVRRLVLNNTQVSWDIVMALTREIPELEELFLCLNEYSGVRGSSEACPNLRLLHITDNSLHDWAEVRKFGSMFPGLDTLVMANNNLASIQDSQDILQRLFPNLRSINLHNSGLNQWEDIEKLNFFPKLEEVRLQGIPLLQTYTNAERRSLIIAQLPSISLLNGSVVTECEREDAERFFIRHYLHCPEEELPHRYHCLVNKYGKLEPLAEIDLRPRCHAQIEVHCEDRVEEVNIRLDQTVADLKKQLASIVQLSSNSMRLYYIAKNSAFGPEELKYNTRALHSYSIQDGDEILVVPKTK is encoded by the exons ATGGAGATGTCAGTGTCTGTGGACGGCCGCTCTTTTGTGGAGGTGATCAATGAAAAGTACAGTCCAGAGAACTTTCCGTGCCGTCGAGGCCCAGGCATGGGAGTTGTGGTGGTCCCCACTGCATCTCCGCAAGGTTCTCCTATGAAAG ACCGTCTGAACTTACCAAGCATACTGGTGTTGAATGGATGCGGAATCAGCAGAGCAGGAGACCAGAGCGAAATTGCTGCCTTTTGTGCCCATGTCATGGAGCTGGACCTGTCCCATAACAAGCTGCAGGACTGGCAAGAG ATAGCTCAAATTGTGGCAAACATCCCCAATCTGGAGTTCCTTAATCTAAGCTCCAACCCCCTAGCAGGGAGGCCTCTTGAGCCACAGTGTGCTGAAGCCTTTTCTCGGGTCCGACGTCTCGTCCTTAACAACACCCAAGTGTCTTGGGACATTGTGATGGCGCTCACTCGTGAGATACCAGA GCTTGAAGAATTGTTCCTGTGCCTTAATGAGTACAGTGGCGTACGAGGTTCCAGTGAGGCTTGTCCCAACCTCCGCCTGCTTCACATCACAGACAACAGTCTACACGACTGGGCCGAAGTACGCAAGTTTGGATCAATGTTCCCTGGCCTAGACACTCTGGTCATGGCCAACAACAACTTGGCGTCCATACAGGACAGCCAAGATATCCTGCAACGCCTTTTCCCCAACCTTCGCAGCATTAACCTCCACAACTCAG GTCTTAATCAATGGGAAGACATAGAGAAACTGAACTTCTTTCCTAAACTGGAGGAAGTGCGATTACAGGGAATCCCCTTACTACAGACGTACACCAATGCGGAACGGCGCAGCCTGATTATTGCACA GCTTCCCTCAATATCACTGCTAAATGGCAGTGTCGTGACTGAATGTGAGAGAGAAGATGCTGAGAGATTTTTCATCCGTCACTACTTGCACTGTCCCGAAGAGGAGCTGCCTCACAG ATACCATTGTCTTGTAAATAAATATGGAAAGTTGGAACCTTTGGCCGAGATTGATCTTCGACCACGCTGCCATGCTCAAATTGAAGTTCACTGTGAAGATAGAGTGGAAGAG gtaaaTATCCGTTTGGACCAGACGGTGGCTGACCTAAAGAAGCAGCTGGCATCAATTGTGCAGCTGTCTTCCAACAGCATGAGGCTGTATTACATTGCTAAGAACAGTGCTTTTGGCCCTGAAGAACTCAAGTACAATACACGAGCTCTCCACTCCTACAGTATCCAAGATGGTGATGAGATACTTGTTGTGCCCAAGACAAAGTGA
- the tbcela gene encoding tubulin folding cofactor E-like a isoform X2: protein MDAESAEQETRAKLLPFVPMSWSWTCPITSCRTGKRCCLWIAQIVANIPNLEFLNLSSNPLAGRPLEPQCAEAFSRVRRLVLNNTQVSWDIVMALTREIPELEELFLCLNEYSGVRGSSEACPNLRLLHITDNSLHDWAEVRKFGSMFPGLDTLVMANNNLASIQDSQDILQRLFPNLRSINLHNSGLNQWEDIEKLNFFPKLEEVRLQGIPLLQTYTNAERRSLIIAQLPSISLLNGSVVTECEREDAERFFIRHYLHCPEEELPHRYHCLVNKYGKLEPLAEIDLRPRCHAQIEVHCEDRVEEVNIRLDQTVADLKKQLASIVQLSSNSMRLYYIAKNSAFGPEELKYNTRALHSYSIQDGDEILVVPKTK, encoded by the exons ATGGATGCGGAATCAGCAGAGCAGGAGACCAGAGCGAAATTGCTGCCTTTTGTGCCCATGTCATGGAGCTGGACCTGTCCCATAACAAGCTGCAGGACTGGCAAGAGGTGCTGTCTCTGG ATAGCTCAAATTGTGGCAAACATCCCCAATCTGGAGTTCCTTAATCTAAGCTCCAACCCCCTAGCAGGGAGGCCTCTTGAGCCACAGTGTGCTGAAGCCTTTTCTCGGGTCCGACGTCTCGTCCTTAACAACACCCAAGTGTCTTGGGACATTGTGATGGCGCTCACTCGTGAGATACCAGA GCTTGAAGAATTGTTCCTGTGCCTTAATGAGTACAGTGGCGTACGAGGTTCCAGTGAGGCTTGTCCCAACCTCCGCCTGCTTCACATCACAGACAACAGTCTACACGACTGGGCCGAAGTACGCAAGTTTGGATCAATGTTCCCTGGCCTAGACACTCTGGTCATGGCCAACAACAACTTGGCGTCCATACAGGACAGCCAAGATATCCTGCAACGCCTTTTCCCCAACCTTCGCAGCATTAACCTCCACAACTCAG GTCTTAATCAATGGGAAGACATAGAGAAACTGAACTTCTTTCCTAAACTGGAGGAAGTGCGATTACAGGGAATCCCCTTACTACAGACGTACACCAATGCGGAACGGCGCAGCCTGATTATTGCACA GCTTCCCTCAATATCACTGCTAAATGGCAGTGTCGTGACTGAATGTGAGAGAGAAGATGCTGAGAGATTTTTCATCCGTCACTACTTGCACTGTCCCGAAGAGGAGCTGCCTCACAG ATACCATTGTCTTGTAAATAAATATGGAAAGTTGGAACCTTTGGCCGAGATTGATCTTCGACCACGCTGCCATGCTCAAATTGAAGTTCACTGTGAAGATAGAGTGGAAGAG gtaaaTATCCGTTTGGACCAGACGGTGGCTGACCTAAAGAAGCAGCTGGCATCAATTGTGCAGCTGTCTTCCAACAGCATGAGGCTGTATTACATTGCTAAGAACAGTGCTTTTGGCCCTGAAGAACTCAAGTACAATACACGAGCTCTCCACTCCTACAGTATCCAAGATGGTGATGAGATACTTGTTGTGCCCAAGACAAAGTGA